In one window of Chitinophagales bacterium DNA:
- the trpC gene encoding indole-3-glycerol phosphate synthase TrpC gives MNILEKIVARKKEEVAVRKQVTSAAQLKAMPAFQRSCISLKERLMSGKTSGIIAEYKRQSPSKGVINASADVVEVTSAYAQAAAGISVLTDADFFGGSAVDLMRARVQEVPILRKDFMIDTYQLDEAKAMGADVILLIAACLSIDEVATMAAYAKAIGLEVLLEIHDATELKHICADVDMVGVNNRNLKTFEVSLETSLNLIQELPKDKPAVAESGISSVENILLLEKAGFKGFLVGENFMKTSEPGKAFLEFVEALRFAR, from the coding sequence ATGAATATTCTTGAGAAGATAGTTGCACGCAAGAAAGAAGAAGTAGCTGTGAGAAAGCAGGTGACAAGTGCTGCGCAGTTGAAAGCCATGCCTGCTTTTCAACGTAGCTGTATTTCCCTGAAAGAGCGTTTGATGTCCGGTAAAACAAGCGGTATTATCGCAGAATATAAAAGACAGTCGCCCTCCAAAGGTGTAATCAACGCATCTGCGGATGTGGTAGAAGTAACGAGTGCTTATGCACAAGCTGCTGCAGGTATTTCTGTACTGACAGATGCGGATTTCTTTGGTGGCTCTGCTGTTGATCTGATGCGTGCACGTGTGCAGGAAGTGCCCATTCTACGCAAGGATTTCATGATTGATACTTATCAGCTTGATGAGGCCAAAGCCATGGGTGCAGATGTGATCTTGTTGATTGCAGCTTGTCTTTCAATTGATGAAGTGGCTACAATGGCTGCTTATGCAAAAGCTATTGGGTTAGAAGTGTTGTTGGAAATACATGATGCTACTGAGCTGAAACATATCTGCGCTGATGTGGATATGGTTGGGGTGAATAACCGTAACCTGAAAACATTTGAAGTGTCTTTGGAAACATCTTTAAACCTGATACAGGAATTACCGAAGGATAAACCTGCTGTTGCTGAAAGTGGTATCAGTAGTGTGGAGAATATCTTGTTATTGGAAAAAGCCGGGTTCAAAGGCTTTTTGGTTGGAGAGAATTTTATGAAAACCAGTGAGCCGGGAAAAGCTTTTCTGGAATTTGTGGAAGCATTAAGATTTGCACGATGA
- a CDS encoding phosphoribosylanthranilate isomerase has protein sequence MRIKVCGMTAVEQLHELGELGVQFAGMIFYPKSPRYVHKHGLKAADVRKEKLKVFKVGVFVNAGYEEVMQTVYEYGLDMVQLHGDETPFQCDKLSSNIQVIKAFRFGDNDDVQWRIRDFYDTDMFLFDTGVKSSSVDPSIKDIYGGTGRKFNWERLKGLNIGKPFFLSGGIEPTDGASIQRFMQDPVAKDLFAVDINSRFEVMPGIKNMSLIAQFISELNGAVSDTTKGD, from the coding sequence ATGAGGATAAAAGTCTGCGGTATGACGGCTGTTGAGCAATTGCACGAGCTGGGAGAACTTGGCGTGCAGTTTGCGGGCATGATTTTTTATCCAAAATCACCACGCTATGTGCACAAACATGGTTTGAAAGCTGCAGATGTACGTAAAGAAAAACTCAAAGTGTTTAAAGTAGGCGTATTCGTGAATGCTGGTTATGAAGAAGTGATGCAGACAGTCTATGAGTACGGATTGGATATGGTACAATTGCATGGAGATGAAACACCTTTTCAGTGCGATAAATTGTCGAGCAATATTCAGGTGATTAAGGCTTTTCGTTTCGGAGATAATGATGATGTGCAGTGGCGTATTCGTGATTTCTATGATACGGATATGTTTTTGTTTGATACAGGTGTGAAGAGTAGTAGTGTTGATCCTTCAATCAAGGATATTTATGGTGGTACGGGCAGAAAGTTTAATTGGGAGCGCTTAAAAGGATTGAATATTGGTAAACCTTTTTTCCTGAGTGGTGGGATAGAACCAACTGATGGTGCCAGTATTCAACGGTTTATGCAAGACCCTGTAGCAAAGGATTTATTTGCAGTAGATATCAATAGCCGGTTTGAAGTAATGCCGGGCATTAAAAATATGTCGCTCATAGCACAGTTCATTAGCGAGCTGAACGGTGCAGTGAGTGACACAACCAAAGGAGATTAA
- a CDS encoding tryptophan synthase subunit alpha has protein sequence MSRLAQLFERKNNRVLNVYCTAGFPQLNSTLEVMQLLEQNGADIIELGMPYSDPLADGEVIQQSSSVAIANGMTIQVLFEQLATMRQSVKIPVILMGYMNPVLQYGFERFCKDAAAVGVDGLILPDLPEHEFETQYGAVIKQYGLDFIFLVTPETSEARVRKLDTLSSGFLYAVSSSSTTGSNQQMNDVGAYLKRLQGYGLRNPVLVGFGIKDKASFDAACAQSNGAIIGTAFIRALHEASDNIPSAVERFLQKVLQ, from the coding sequence ATGAGCAGGTTAGCACAACTATTTGAGAGAAAAAATAATCGGGTTCTAAATGTTTACTGTACTGCAGGCTTTCCTCAGTTGAACAGCACTTTGGAAGTGATGCAGCTACTAGAACAAAATGGTGCAGATATCATTGAACTGGGGATGCCTTATAGTGATCCACTGGCAGATGGCGAAGTAATTCAGCAAAGCAGTAGTGTAGCTATTGCCAATGGTATGACCATTCAAGTTTTGTTTGAGCAATTGGCAACGATGCGCCAGTCGGTGAAGATTCCGGTGATCTTAATGGGTTACATGAACCCCGTATTGCAATATGGTTTTGAACGTTTTTGTAAGGATGCTGCTGCTGTGGGTGTAGATGGATTGATTTTACCCGACTTGCCCGAGCATGAATTTGAAACGCAGTATGGTGCTGTTATTAAGCAATATGGGTTGGACTTTATATTTCTGGTTACGCCTGAAACAAGTGAAGCGCGTGTACGCAAGTTGGATACACTTAGCAGTGGGTTCTTGTATGCTGTATCTTCTTCTTCTACAACAGGAAGCAATCAGCAGATGAATGATGTAGGTGCTTATTTGAAAAGACTGCAGGGCTATGGATTGCGTAACCCGGTGTTGGTAGGTTTTGGTATCAAGGACAAAGCTAGTTTTGATGCTGCTTGTGCGCAGTCGAATGGCGCCATCATTGGTACAGCATTTATTCGGGCTTTGCATGAAGCGTCAGATAATATCCCTTCTGCTGTAGAAAGATTTTTGCAAAAAGTTTTACAGTAA
- a CDS encoding ArsC family reductase produces the protein MVILYGIPNCDTVKKARTWLDQHKISYQFHDFKQSGIEGKSIQRWIDAMGIEIVLNKKSTTWRGLDATQQASASNTKKAIQLMQEHTSLIKRPVLEKDGQVLAVGFDEAKYSSLF, from the coding sequence ATGGTCATTTTATACGGTATACCTAATTGCGATACGGTGAAAAAAGCCAGAACATGGCTGGATCAGCATAAGATCAGTTATCAATTTCACGATTTCAAGCAATCTGGGATTGAAGGCAAAAGCATTCAGCGCTGGATTGATGCGATGGGTATAGAGATTGTACTCAATAAGAAAAGTACTACCTGGCGAGGATTGGATGCAACGCAACAAGCTTCAGCAAGCAATACAAAGAAGGCCATACAACTGATGCAGGAGCATACCAGCCTAATTAAGCGACCAGTATTGGAGAAAGATGGTCAGGTATTGGCAGTAGGATTTGACGAAGCCAAATACAGTAGCTTATTTTAA
- the trpB gene encoding tryptophan synthase subunit beta, with amino-acid sequence MTNTTYTHPDVHGYYGQFGGAYIPEMLHRNVEELRTRYLEIMEEPAFQQEFHDLLRDYVGRPTPLFYAARLSAQYKTNIWLKREDLCHTGAHKINNTIGQILLAQRLGKKRIIAETGAGQHGVATATVCALKGLECIVYMGEKDIERQAPNVARMRMLGAKVVPARSGSKTLKDATNEAIRDWINHPENTHYIIGSVVGPHPYPDMVARFQSVISAEMKDQLKEKTGNALPSHVIACVGGGSNAAGAFYHFLDEPTVQLVAVEAAGHGVNSGMSAATTALGTPGILHGSKSLLMQTADGQVVEPHSISAGLDYPGIGPLHANLFTSGRGVFLSVTDEDALKAALHLSKTEGIIPALETAHAFAALDQMNLTEHDQVIICLSGRGDKDLATYMRELNLDQA; translated from the coding sequence ATGACAAACACAACATACACCCATCCCGATGTGCATGGCTATTATGGTCAATTTGGTGGTGCGTATATTCCTGAGATGTTACACCGCAATGTGGAAGAGTTGCGCACGCGCTATTTGGAGATTATGGAAGAGCCTGCTTTTCAACAGGAGTTTCATGATTTGTTGCGCGATTATGTGGGCAGACCAACACCATTGTTTTATGCAGCAAGACTGAGTGCGCAATACAAGACCAATATTTGGCTAAAGCGTGAAGATCTTTGTCATACCGGTGCGCATAAGATCAATAATACGATCGGGCAAATTTTATTGGCGCAACGCTTGGGCAAAAAGCGCATCATTGCAGAAACAGGCGCCGGGCAGCATGGTGTAGCAACAGCTACAGTCTGTGCTTTAAAAGGGTTGGAGTGCATTGTGTATATGGGAGAGAAAGATATTGAGCGACAAGCACCGAATGTGGCACGTATGCGTATGCTGGGAGCAAAAGTAGTTCCGGCTAGAAGCGGTAGCAAGACTTTGAAAGATGCGACGAATGAAGCCATCCGCGATTGGATCAATCATCCGGAGAATACGCATTATATCATTGGCAGTGTGGTTGGTCCGCATCCTTATCCGGATATGGTGGCACGTTTTCAAAGTGTGATTAGTGCAGAGATGAAGGATCAGTTGAAAGAGAAAACAGGCAATGCTTTGCCTTCACATGTGATTGCTTGTGTGGGTGGTGGCAGCAATGCAGCTGGTGCTTTCTATCATTTTCTGGATGAGCCTACTGTGCAATTGGTGGCCGTAGAAGCAGCAGGACATGGTGTGAACAGTGGTATGAGTGCTGCAACCACTGCATTAGGCACGCCGGGTATTTTACATGGTAGTAAGAGTTTGTTGATGCAGACTGCGGACGGACAAGTAGTAGAACCGCACAGTATTTCCGCAGGTTTGGATTATCCTGGTATTGGTCCCTTGCATGCCAACTTATTTACGAGTGGAAGAGGTGTGTTTTTAAGTGTAACAGACGAGGATGCGTTGAAAGCCGCTTTGCACCTGAGTAAGACAGAAGGCATTATTCCTGCATTAGAAACTGCACATGCTTTTGCTGCTTTAGATCAAATGAACTTAACTGAGCATGATCAGGTAATCATTTGTTTGAGTGGCAGAGGTGATAAGGATCTGGCTACATATATGCGTGAATTGAATTTGGATCAGGCTTAA
- the hisH gene encoding imidazole glycerol phosphate synthase subunit HisH encodes MKVVIIQYNAGNIRSVLYALSRIGVEATVTDDATTIRAADKVIFPGVGEASSAMQYLKARGMDALIRSLQQPVLGICLGMQLMCAHSEENDTACLGIFEETVRKFQPGDTGLKVPQIGWNGVRALRSPLFNGIAEGAYYYFVHGYYAALGEHTIATADYVQAYSAALHKDNFYGVQFHPEKSAEVGERLLKNFIEL; translated from the coding sequence ATGAAAGTGGTGATTATACAATACAACGCAGGAAATATTCGGTCGGTGCTGTATGCATTATCGCGCATTGGCGTTGAAGCAACAGTAACAGATGATGCAACTACAATTCGTGCAGCAGATAAAGTGATTTTTCCGGGGGTGGGTGAAGCTAGTTCTGCCATGCAATATTTGAAGGCTAGAGGTATGGATGCATTGATTCGTTCTTTGCAGCAGCCGGTGCTGGGTATATGTCTGGGCATGCAATTAATGTGTGCGCACAGTGAAGAAAATGATACAGCATGTCTGGGTATTTTTGAAGAAACCGTGCGCAAGTTTCAGCCGGGTGATACAGGTTTGAAAGTGCCGCAGATTGGCTGGAATGGAGTTCGCGCATTGCGTTCGCCATTATTCAATGGAATAGCGGAAGGTGCGTATTACTATTTTGTTCATGGCTATTATGCGGCATTGGGTGAGCATACTATTGCTACAGCCGATTATGTGCAAGCATATAGTGCAGCATTGCACAAGGATAATTTTTATGGTGTGCAATTTCATCCAGAGAAGAGTGCAGAAGTAGGCGAGCGTTTGTTGAAAAATTTTATTGAGTTATAA
- a CDS encoding aminodeoxychorismate/anthranilate synthase component II: MRVLVFDNYDSFTYNLVHMVEHILQSPVDVYRNDAITLEEVAAYDKIILSPGPGIPEEAGLLLPLIERYAATKSILGVCLGHQAIGQAFGGKLTNLRTVFHGVATSAKLINRQAKDLYEGLDDMIEIGRYHSWVVDQQNFPESLEITAVDDQNYIMGLRHKQYDVQGVQFHPESVLTPQGATIIQNWLKQVR; this comes from the coding sequence ATGCGTGTACTCGTTTTCGATAATTACGATTCATTTACCTATAACCTGGTACACATGGTGGAGCATATTTTGCAATCGCCGGTTGATGTGTACCGAAATGATGCCATTACATTAGAGGAGGTGGCGGCATACGATAAGATTATCTTATCACCCGGTCCCGGCATTCCGGAAGAGGCGGGTTTGTTATTGCCGCTGATTGAAAGATATGCTGCAACAAAATCCATACTGGGTGTTTGTTTGGGTCATCAGGCAATCGGACAAGCATTTGGAGGTAAACTCACCAACCTACGTACGGTATTTCATGGTGTAGCCACATCTGCAAAATTGATTAATCGACAAGCAAAGGATTTGTACGAAGGCTTGGATGATATGATTGAGATTGGCAGATACCATAGCTGGGTAGTGGATCAGCAGAATTTTCCTGAGTCACTGGAAATCACTGCCGTGGACGATCAAAACTATATCATGGGTTTACGACATAAGCAATATGATGTACAGGGTGTGCAGTTTCACCCGGAAAGTGTATTAACACCACAAGGTGCTACGATTATTCAGAACTGGTTAAAGCAAGTAAGATGA
- the trpD gene encoding anthranilate phosphoribosyltransferase, with protein sequence MKAILQYLFEHKTLSRNQAYEALLGIGKGLYNEHAITAFMTVYLMRSITIEELQGFQDALLELAIPVDLRGAQTIDIVGTGGDGKDTFNISTLACFIVAGAGQKVAKHGNYGASSVSGASNVMEQLGYTFKNNVDALNRELDAANICFLHAPLFHPALKVVGPIRKNLGMRTFFNMLGPMVNPAAPATQLVGVFSLEMARVYNYLLQQTGKAFTIIHSLDGYDEISLTTDTKVITNNGERIMTPEQLGKRMVMPEDLHGGKTVEEAATIFKKIISGQGSFAQNAVVLANAAMALFSTGVYADYDTAYAAAVESLDSGKAKKVLDTLIGLQ encoded by the coding sequence ATGAAAGCGATTTTACAATATTTATTTGAACACAAAACCCTGAGCAGAAATCAGGCTTATGAAGCATTGCTGGGTATTGGTAAGGGATTGTATAATGAACATGCAATCACTGCCTTCATGACGGTTTATCTCATGCGCAGTATCACGATTGAAGAATTGCAAGGCTTTCAGGATGCATTGTTAGAGCTGGCAATACCTGTGGATCTGCGTGGTGCGCAAACCATCGATATTGTTGGTACGGGTGGTGACGGGAAAGACACCTTCAATATTTCTACACTCGCTTGTTTTATTGTAGCAGGTGCGGGACAAAAAGTAGCCAAGCATGGTAACTATGGTGCTTCCAGTGTAAGTGGTGCGTCAAACGTGATGGAGCAGTTGGGCTATACTTTTAAGAATAATGTGGATGCATTGAATCGTGAATTGGATGCAGCCAATATTTGTTTCCTGCATGCGCCTTTGTTTCATCCTGCTTTGAAAGTTGTAGGCCCTATTCGTAAGAATCTGGGCATGCGTACATTCTTCAATATGCTCGGACCCATGGTGAATCCCGCCGCACCAGCTACACAGTTGGTGGGTGTGTTTAGCCTGGAAATGGCCAGAGTGTATAACTATTTGCTGCAGCAAACAGGTAAGGCTTTCACGATAATCCATAGTCTGGATGGATATGATGAAATTTCGCTCACCACAGATACCAAAGTGATTACCAATAATGGCGAACGCATCATGACACCTGAGCAATTGGGCAAACGCATGGTGATGCCGGAAGACCTGCACGGTGGTAAAACAGTGGAAGAAGCTGCTACAATTTTCAAAAAGATTATTAGTGGGCAGGGTAGCTTTGCGCAAAATGCGGTGGTTTTAGCCAATGCAGCCATGGCATTGTTTAGCACTGGTGTGTATGCCGACTATGATACGGCTTATGCAGCTGCCGTAGAAAGTTTGGATAGTGGTAAAGCAAAAAAAGTATTGGACACATTAATTGGCTTACAGTAA
- a CDS encoding bifunctional phosphoribosyl-AMP cyclohydrolase/phosphoribosyl-ATP diphosphatase HisIE has product MHVDFSKYADGLVPAIVQDIQTQKVLMLGFMNQEALDVTQRTGKVTFYSRSKQRLWTKGEESGNFLQLKSMAVDCDKDTLLIKAHPLGPVCHTGADTCWNERNHSEDFLFYLQDIINLRRKASPDESYVARLSAKGINKVAQKVGEEAVELVIEAKDDNTELFLGEAADLLFHYLLLLNAKGHTLQEVIEVLRNRHSK; this is encoded by the coding sequence ATGCATGTTGATTTCTCGAAGTATGCAGACGGACTGGTACCAGCTATTGTGCAGGATATTCAGACACAGAAAGTTTTGATGCTGGGCTTTATGAATCAGGAAGCGCTTGATGTAACGCAACGCACTGGTAAAGTCACTTTTTATAGCAGAAGTAAGCAACGTTTATGGACAAAAGGTGAAGAGAGTGGCAATTTTCTGCAATTGAAATCAATGGCAGTGGATTGCGATAAAGATACCCTGTTGATAAAAGCACATCCCCTTGGTCCGGTTTGTCATACTGGAGCGGACACTTGTTGGAATGAAAGAAATCATTCAGAAGATTTTCTGTTTTACCTCCAGGATATTATTAACCTGCGTAGAAAAGCATCACCTGATGAATCTTATGTGGCCAGGCTTTCTGCCAAGGGTATCAATAAAGTGGCACAAAAAGTTGGGGAAGAAGCAGTTGAATTGGTGATAGAAGCCAAAGACGATAATACAGAGCTTTTCTTAGGCGAGGCCGCCGATTTATTGTTCCATTATTTGCTTTTGCTTAACGCGAAAGGGCATACTTTGCAGGAAGTAATCGAAGTACTAAGAAATCGTCATTCAAAATAA
- the hisF gene encoding imidazole glycerol phosphate synthase subunit HisF, producing MQAVSGLTKRIIPCLDIKDGRTVKGTNFVNLRDAGDPVELGALYAQQGADELVFLDITATVEKRKTLSELVNKIAHHINIPFTVGGGISSVEDVQVLLQNGADKISVNTAAFKRPNLIHELASAFGSQCVVLAIDTRLEDDGQWYVYLNGGRTKTDTLCVDWAKQAVDLGAGEILLTSMNHDGTKQGFALEITRTLSELLPVPVIASGGGGAMEHFTDVFTTGKADAALAASIFHFKEIGIPELKQYLRQEGISVRL from the coding sequence ATGCAAGCAGTATCTGGTTTGACGAAGAGAATTATTCCGTGCTTGGATATCAAAGATGGCAGAACTGTAAAGGGTACCAATTTCGTGAATCTACGCGATGCCGGTGATCCTGTAGAGCTGGGTGCATTGTACGCCCAACAGGGTGCAGATGAATTGGTCTTTTTAGATATTACAGCCACTGTTGAGAAAAGAAAGACATTGAGTGAGCTGGTGAATAAGATTGCCCACCACATCAATATCCCCTTTACAGTCGGGGGTGGTATCAGCAGTGTGGAAGATGTGCAGGTGCTATTACAAAACGGTGCAGATAAAATTTCCGTGAATACAGCAGCTTTTAAGCGACCCAACTTGATTCATGAATTGGCTAGTGCGTTTGGCAGCCAGTGTGTGGTTTTGGCGATTGATACTAGACTCGAAGACGATGGACAATGGTATGTATACCTGAATGGCGGCAGAACCAAGACCGATACGCTTTGTGTTGATTGGGCCAAGCAGGCTGTGGACTTGGGTGCAGGGGAAATATTACTCACTTCCATGAATCATGATGGTACCAAACAGGGTTTTGCATTAGAAATCACCCGAACTTTGAGTGAGTTGTTGCCAGTGCCGGTAATTGCCAGCGGGGGTGGTGGTGCCATGGAACATTTTACCGATGTATTCACCACAGGAAAAGCAGATGCGGCATTGGCAGCCAGTATTTTTCATTTCAAGGAAATCGGTATTCCGGAATTGAAACAGTATTTGAGACAGGAAGGTATTTCTGTACGATTATAA
- a CDS encoding TlpA family protein disulfide reductase, which yields MFLAPGDQVTIAADATKWNAATVKGSTANDDYTLYKQRFTPLKDTLGKLSARLQKEQDMGKRQLLIGEYEKAIGKVLITATNFVKEKPASPVSPFVLYAINKLFDSPLELETAYNELKPAAKTGFFAQILEETIADAKIGAIGLPALDFTQNDTANNPVSLSSLRGKYVLVDFWASWCRPCRDENPNVVATYQQFKDKNFTVLGVSLDQSRDRWLKAIKDDNLTWTHVSDLQYWNNAVAKQYKVESIPQNFLVDPKGIIIAKNLRGPDLMKTLQQLLK from the coding sequence ATGTTTTTGGCGCCTGGCGATCAGGTGACGATTGCTGCCGACGCCACCAAGTGGAATGCTGCTACTGTTAAGGGTTCTACAGCAAATGATGATTATACTTTGTATAAGCAAAGATTCACTCCGCTGAAAGATACACTGGGCAAGCTTTCTGCCAGATTGCAAAAAGAGCAAGATATGGGTAAGCGACAGTTACTCATTGGCGAGTATGAAAAAGCTATTGGTAAAGTATTGATCACAGCTACAAATTTTGTGAAAGAGAAACCCGCTTCACCAGTGAGCCCATTTGTATTATATGCTATCAACAAATTATTTGACTCACCACTAGAATTAGAAACAGCATACAATGAATTAAAGCCTGCCGCAAAAACCGGTTTCTTCGCGCAGATATTAGAAGAAACGATTGCTGATGCCAAGATTGGTGCTATCGGTTTGCCGGCTTTGGATTTTACGCAGAATGATACGGCCAATAATCCTGTTTCGCTTAGTTCGCTTCGTGGCAAATATGTACTGGTCGATTTTTGGGCTAGCTGGTGCAGACCTTGTCGAGATGAAAACCCAAATGTAGTAGCTACATATCAGCAGTTCAAGGATAAGAACTTTACTGTATTGGGTGTGTCACTGGATCAAAGCCGTGATCGTTGGTTAAAAGCTATCAAAGATGATAACCTCACTTGGACACATGTAAGCGACCTGCAATATTGGAACAATGCAGTTGCCAAGCAATATAAGGTAGAGAGTATTCCGCAGAACTTTCTGGTAGATCCAAAGGGCATCATTATTGCCAAAAACCTTCGTGGACCAGATTTGATGAAAACGCTGCAGCAGCTTTTAAAATAA
- the hisA gene encoding 1-(5-phosphoribosyl)-5-[(5-phosphoribosylamino)methylideneamino]imidazole-4-carboxamide isomerase, which translates to MASSQDNMQRQSFTIIPAIDIIEGKCVRLTEGDYAQKKIYNEDPLEVALQFQDAGLQRLHLVDLDGAKAGAVQNWKVLEKLAGKTNLVIDFGGGIKQEQDVRIVFDSGAALATIGSLAVKSPETFAAWLQQFGADKFLLGADVKQEKIAVSGWLETTDIWIYDFIQDYLQKGVQQIFCTDVSKDGKLEGPATDLYRSLKEKFPELHLIASGGVAVLDDVFVLQEAGCAGVIIGKAIYEQRILLKDLQQFN; encoded by the coding sequence ATGGCAAGCAGTCAGGATAATATGCAGCGACAGTCTTTCACCATCATTCCAGCTATTGATATTATAGAGGGAAAATGTGTGCGTTTGACTGAAGGTGATTATGCGCAAAAGAAAATCTACAATGAAGACCCTCTGGAAGTGGCATTGCAATTTCAGGATGCGGGCCTGCAGCGCTTACACCTGGTTGATTTGGATGGCGCTAAAGCAGGTGCTGTGCAGAACTGGAAAGTATTGGAGAAGCTTGCGGGTAAAACCAATTTGGTGATTGATTTCGGCGGCGGTATCAAGCAAGAGCAAGATGTACGCATTGTATTTGATTCTGGTGCTGCATTGGCAACAATCGGTAGTTTGGCAGTGAAGTCGCCTGAAACCTTCGCCGCTTGGCTACAGCAATTTGGTGCTGATAAGTTCTTACTTGGTGCCGATGTAAAGCAAGAGAAGATTGCTGTATCGGGCTGGTTGGAAACCACCGATATATGGATTTATGATTTTATTCAGGACTATCTACAGAAAGGCGTACAACAAATCTTCTGTACAGATGTGAGTAAGGATGGGAAATTAGAGGGTCCGGCTACTGATTTGTATCGTTCTTTAAAAGAGAAGTTTCCTGAACTGCACTTGATTGCCAGTGGCGGCGTAGCTGTACTGGATGATGTATTTGTTTTGCAAGAAGCAGGTTGTGCTGGGGTGATTATTGGCAAGGCGATTTATGAGCAACGTATTTTATTAAAAGACTTACAACAATTCAATTGA